ATTAgattattatagaaaaattgtTGACGTGGATGAGAGACAACATttgcatataaaaatattcatctGAAGGAATGCATGGTAGATAGAAATTCAAGCTATCAACATATTATACGTGAAAactaagttttttatttatttatgaaagatgggtttcaaaaatataaaaagtatgaTTAACTAAGTTAGGTTAGATGCATGATTGTTATACATAATAAAAGCATGTGATTTaagttgtataaaaaaattgatggtgGAAGCAGATTAACCGGTTCAGTCGGCCCTTCAAGTAATATTTTTGTATAGTGGAAAAATAAATGAGAGGgacaagaaaagagaaatattaTCACTTGCTTGGAAGGAAGGAAAAGAGTCCTAACAGGTGAAGGAAATTCTTATATAAAAACGTAGGAGACCATACTACATACATCCAGAAAACCCGTCAAACATCAAACCCTATTTTATATCTCAAATCCCCATTTAcaagaagaaaattgaaaataaaaaattgcatcCCCTGCCAAGCAGCTTTCACTTGCTACTTGCCAATTCTCTCACAATCATCATCCCTTACATCATCGTCCTAGACCTATAGCTGCCAATAACactaatatttcattaaattaattaaccataacaattatattaatacccTCGTTTTATCAGTAAATGAGGGAGGATGGTGGTGAGGATTATTATGGATCAGTAGTACTGGAACATGTCTGGAGAGGCCATGATGGGTTGGTTAAGGTAAGGTAGATTGAAAGGGTTGGTGAAACCGTGGTCACAAGTACTTGTTTCAAAGCACTGATCAGTTTCGTACACCAACTCACTGGCGCTCATGGTGTTGAGATAACTGAGGATTTGATTCAGATAGTCGAGTCTTTGACTCAGTTCCATCATCTGAGCCCTCAGAACTGAGTTCTCAGCCTGAATGTTGAGATAGTGGTGGGTGGTGAAGTTGATGCTGTTCAGGATTTGGTTGTTATCTTTGCTGAGCTGAGCCACTTGGGCCACTAATTCAT
This sequence is a window from Gossypium raimondii isolate GPD5lz chromosome 5, ASM2569854v1, whole genome shotgun sequence. Protein-coding genes within it:
- the LOC105769030 gene encoding bZIP transcription factor 44; protein product: MASSSGNSNSSSSSQLQNSGSEEDLHQQNMMDQRKRKRKESNRESARRSRMRKQQHLDELVAQVAQLSKDNNQILNSINFTTHHYLNIQAENSVLRAQMMELSQRLDYLNQILSYLNTMSASELVYETDQCFETSTCDHGFTNPFNLPYLNQPIMASPDMFQYY